The following are from one region of the Acidobacteriota bacterium genome:
- a CDS encoding Fe-Mn family superoxide dismutase, translated as MTYEAKDYSNLIGMEGFSETLLKNHFTLYQGYVINTNKLSDILSQMLKEGKTAIPEYAELKRRYGFEFNGMRLHEYYFENLGGEKLIEKNSKLAKKLEEDFGSYELWENDFKATGAMRGIGWVILYQDDKTGKLFNQWINEHETGHMAGCQPILVMDVFEHAFMIDYGLKRADYISSFFKNIDWEKVEKRLK; from the coding sequence ATGACATACGAAGCAAAAGATTATTCAAATTTAATCGGAATGGAAGGTTTTAGCGAAACTTTATTAAAGAATCATTTCACTCTTTACCAGGGATATGTAATAAACACAAATAAACTCAGTGACATTCTTTCCCAGATGTTAAAAGAAGGAAAAACTGCAATACCTGAATATGCAGAATTGAAAAGAAGATATGGATTTGAATTCAATGGTATGAGACTCCATGAGTATTATTTTGAAAATTTAGGAGGGGAAAAGCTAATTGAAAAAAACAGTAAATTAGCAAAGAAACTCGAAGAAGATTTTGGAAGCTATGAGTTGTGGGAAAATGATTTTAAAGCAACTGGAGCGATGAGGGGGATTGGCTGGGTTATTCTATACCAGGATGATAAAACAGGAAAGCTATTCAATCAATGGATAAATGAACATGAAACAGGTCATATGGCTGGCTGTCAACCCATTCTTGTGATGGATGTCTTTGAACATGCTTTTATGATTGATTATGGACTAAAGCGGGCAGATTACATTTCCTCATTTTTTAAAAACATCGACTGGGAAAAAGTTGAAAAAAGATTGAAATAG
- a CDS encoding DUF4910 domain-containing protein, producing the protein MRKNLFSFLFVIIFLFSSSFPFLTAQEIISKKIIDEFINELSGERAKDEVIMISRFHRIQASRGWHDAAIYIQNELKRYGIENISLEGWPSDGDTYYFTLQTPPGWEAKSAELWLVEPFQQKLCDYEENPNVLATLSRSANVKSELIDVGTGLNPEEYEGKDVKGKIVLATGYSGDVHREAVMKRGATGIVTYYPMEVRKEHPELVRYTSLRVRLSEKDKTRFAFNVSKSQGAMLKNLLQSGKKVVLHAKVDAEIYRGEVEVLTATIPGNVYPEKEVLIIAHLCHPKPSANDNASGSAGTLEIARTIKKLIDEKKINYPKRTIRFMWVPEMSGTIAYIKAHPEFQKNTIASINLDMIGENLEITDSTFNVTKTPDSMPTFLNDLVEYYTLLTDKLNITSLRGNNSPFNFRILPYSGGSDHYILTEGSISIPSVMFGHWPDPFHHTSQDTPDVTDPTELKRVCLITALSIWTIANAEDDEAIWMSHQIFKNGLLRIRENLNDGIRKLYLSKNSDELFLYYKQLYNILDHSFLREKSSILSTVQFTKNVESKNIIKNLIENLSSNETIFKKEIENLYQICCKKLNIKPPIISLTPEEKKASMIIPKRTEWWKGPLNISFLEDKLKEVNVREKIKLSGHAIYEASNFMDGKRSILEIYNAVSAEYGEQNLKYFEDFFNLLEKVNLIEYIKR; encoded by the coding sequence ATGAGAAAAAATCTATTTTCATTTCTATTTGTCATTATTTTTCTTTTTTCTTCTTCATTTCCATTTCTAACCGCACAGGAAATCATTTCGAAAAAGATAATCGATGAATTCATCAATGAACTTTCAGGAGAGAGAGCTAAAGATGAGGTTATAATGATTTCAAGGTTTCACAGAATCCAAGCTTCAAGAGGATGGCATGACGCTGCTATTTACATTCAGAATGAATTAAAAAGATATGGAATTGAAAATATATCTTTAGAAGGATGGCCATCTGATGGAGATACTTATTATTTCACTTTGCAGACACCTCCTGGCTGGGAAGCAAAAAGTGCAGAACTCTGGTTAGTAGAACCATTTCAACAAAAATTATGTGATTATGAAGAAAATCCAAATGTACTTGCAACATTGAGCAGAAGCGCTAATGTAAAGTCTGAATTGATCGACGTGGGAACAGGTCTAAATCCTGAAGAATATGAAGGAAAAGATGTAAAAGGAAAAATTGTTTTAGCAACAGGATACTCAGGAGATGTTCACAGAGAAGCAGTAATGAAAAGAGGAGCCACTGGTATAGTAACTTATTATCCAATGGAAGTAAGAAAAGAACATCCTGAACTTGTCAGATATACTTCTTTGCGTGTCAGACTGAGTGAAAAAGACAAAACCAGGTTTGCATTTAATGTAAGTAAAAGTCAGGGAGCAATGCTCAAAAATCTTCTTCAGAGCGGGAAAAAGGTAGTCTTACATGCTAAAGTTGACGCTGAAATTTATAGAGGAGAGGTTGAAGTTCTTACAGCAACAATTCCAGGAAATGTTTATCCAGAAAAAGAAGTTTTAATAATTGCACACCTATGCCATCCAAAGCCAAGCGCAAATGACAATGCTTCTGGAAGTGCTGGAACTTTAGAAATTGCAAGAACGATAAAGAAACTTATCGATGAAAAAAAGATTAATTATCCAAAAAGAACAATCCGTTTTATGTGGGTCCCAGAGATGAGCGGCACAATTGCTTACATAAAAGCCCATCCTGAATTCCAAAAGAATACAATTGCATCTATAAACCTTGATATGATTGGTGAAAATTTAGAAATTACAGATTCCACTTTCAACGTTACAAAAACCCCTGATTCTATGCCCACATTTTTAAATGACCTTGTGGAATATTACACTTTACTCACGGATAAGCTAAACATAACATCATTGAGAGGAAATAACAGCCCTTTTAATTTCAGAATTCTTCCTTATAGTGGAGGAAGTGACCATTATATTTTAACCGAAGGATCAATAAGTATTCCTTCTGTTATGTTTGGACACTGGCCTGATCCATTCCATCATACAAGTCAGGATACTCCTGATGTAACTGACCCCACAGAACTGAAAAGAGTCTGCCTTATAACAGCCCTCTCAATCTGGACGATTGCAAATGCAGAAGATGACGAAGCAATATGGATGAGTCATCAGATATTCAAAAATGGATTGCTCAGGATAAGAGAAAATTTGAACGATGGAATTAGAAAATTATATTTAAGTAAAAACTCTGATGAGCTTTTCTTATATTATAAGCAGCTCTATAATATTCTTGACCACTCTTTTCTTCGGGAAAAAAGTTCAATTCTGTCAACTGTTCAATTTACAAAAAATGTTGAATCAAAAAATATAATTAAAAATCTTATCGAGAATCTCAGTTCTAATGAAACAATTTTTAAAAAAGAAATTGAAAATCTATATCAAATTTGTTGTAAGAAATTAAACATAAAACCCCCTATTATTTCACTAACGCCTGAAGAGAAAAAGGCTTCTATGATTATTCCAAAAAGAACAGAATGGTGGAAGGGCCCGTTAAATATCAGTTTTTTAGAGGATAAATTGAAGGAAGTTAACGTAAGAGAAAAAATAAAATTATCCGGACATGCGATTTACGAAGCCTCAAATTTTATGGACGGAAAAAGATCTATTTTAGAAATTTACAATGCAGTTAGTGCAGAATACGGAGAGCAGAATTTAAAATATTTTGAAGATTTCTTCAATTTATTGGAAAAAGTAAATTTAATCGAGTATATAAAAAGATAA
- a CDS encoding substrate-binding domain-containing protein, which translates to MLFFISEDLSNSIVLADERLKLGTTTSVENSGLLDVIIPPFEKKNKIKISVIAGGSGQALKLGESGDVDIIISHAPELEKEFIKKGFGIKRKIFMKNDFVIVGPSNDRADVKRAKNAVEAFKKILLNKSNFISRGDKSGTHMKEISIWKKLRISKPYGSWYQEAGRGMGETLIISNEKNAYTITDRGTYLALKNKISLQILFEGDASLDNLYSVITVNPKKFKYVKYEISCKFIDWLISNECQKTIANFKDKNGNQLFVPLFFKK; encoded by the coding sequence ATGTTATTTTTTATTTCTGAAGATCTGAGTAACTCTATCGTATTAGCAGATGAAAGATTAAAGTTGGGAACCACAACCAGTGTGGAAAATTCAGGGCTTCTTGATGTAATTATTCCTCCTTTTGAAAAGAAAAATAAAATAAAGATAAGTGTTATTGCAGGTGGTTCTGGACAGGCTTTAAAACTTGGAGAGAGTGGTGATGTGGATATTATCATTTCCCATGCTCCTGAATTAGAAAAAGAGTTTATCAAGAAAGGCTTCGGAATTAAAAGAAAGATTTTTATGAAAAACGATTTTGTGATTGTCGGTCCTTCAAATGACAGAGCAGATGTTAAAAGAGCAAAGAATGCAGTAGAAGCCTTTAAAAAAATCCTGTTAAATAAATCTAATTTTATTTCGAGAGGAGATAAATCGGGAACTCACATGAAAGAAATTTCCATATGGAAAAAACTCAGGATTTCTAAGCCCTATGGAAGCTGGTATCAAGAAGCAGGGAGGGGAATGGGAGAGACTTTGATAATTTCTAATGAAAAAAATGCCTACACGATTACTGATAGAGGAACTTATCTTGCTTTAAAAAATAAAATTTCATTGCAAATACTTTTTGAAGGTGATGCTTCCCTTGATAATCTATATAGTGTTATCACTGTTAATCCAAAAAAATTTAAGTATGTTAAATATGAGATTTCATGTAAATTCATTGATTGGCTGATATCCAATGAATGCCAGAAGACCATTGCTAATTTTAAAGATAAAAATGGGAATCAACTTTTTGTTCCATTATTTTTTAAAAAATAA
- a CDS encoding ABC transporter permease produces MEFIWEGISTAFRLIISLDREVFEIVIFTLYIGLIGILISSLMGIPIGLFLFQKKFPGRQFFLVILNTLMALPTVVVGLTLFSILSKKGPLGNLGLLFSPGAIILGQVLLVTPLITGISFNAFQSIDKRAIWTAKSLGANGFQVSLIILKEAKSMLLLSVVAGFGRVISEVGAAMMLGGNIKGYTRTITTAIALETGKGNFSLGIALGIILMFLAFLVNSFLTNLQKQRY; encoded by the coding sequence ATGGAATTTATATGGGAAGGAATTTCAACTGCATTCAGACTTATAATTTCATTGGATAGAGAAGTATTTGAAATAGTAATTTTTACATTATATATAGGCTTAATCGGAATTCTAATTTCTTCATTGATGGGAATACCCATCGGTTTATTTTTGTTTCAGAAAAAATTTCCTGGAAGACAGTTTTTCTTAGTGATATTGAATACATTAATGGCATTGCCAACAGTCGTTGTGGGTTTAACTCTTTTTTCAATTTTGTCAAAAAAAGGTCCTTTAGGTAATCTTGGATTGTTGTTTAGTCCCGGGGCTATTATTTTAGGCCAGGTATTGTTAGTGACGCCATTAATTACAGGTATTTCATTCAATGCTTTTCAATCAATAGATAAAAGGGCAATATGGACTGCCAAGAGTTTAGGAGCGAATGGTTTCCAAGTTTCTTTAATTATATTGAAAGAGGCAAAGAGCATGTTACTTTTATCTGTAGTAGCTGGATTTGGAAGGGTAATCTCTGAGGTGGGAGCAGCGATGATGCTTGGCGGTAACATAAAGGGATACACAAGAACGATAACAACAGCAATAGCCCTTGAAACAGGAAAGGGAAATTTTTCTCTGGGCATTGCCCTTGGAATAATTTTAATGTTTCTTGCATTTTTAGTTAATTCTTTTCTTACAAATCTTCAAAAGCAGAGATATTAA
- a CDS encoding ABC transporter ATP-binding protein, with the protein MGRIFLQIKNLIKVFNDKKVLEIEEIYFEKGKIHIITGPNGAGKTTLMNILSFLNEPDSGEIIFEGGSFNYLRLKKREIMQRMAFVSQNPYIFKTSVKKNIEYGLRWRNFPEEEIEKKVKSIMDKLEITHLEKRKPKELSGGEIQMIALARALVLEPDILFLDEPTANMDKKNERLVESIVKETNLERNITVFFATNNLHQAYRIGDTVITLINGRVISKLLENLYKGILIKENENYFFKTKKLKISVPPRVEESQFTKHISIAPEDILVSRTPIESSARNSFKGRIVKIEEEKDASVKLLIDGGEEFIVKITRLSFNEMRLNLGEEVYLTFKTSSVRFI; encoded by the coding sequence ATGGGTAGGATATTTCTTCAAATCAAAAATCTGATTAAAGTTTTTAACGATAAAAAAGTTCTTGAGATTGAAGAGATATATTTTGAGAAGGGAAAGATTCATATTATAACGGGACCCAATGGAGCAGGGAAGACAACCCTTATGAACATTCTTAGTTTTTTAAATGAACCTGATTCTGGTGAAATAATTTTTGAGGGGGGATCTTTTAATTATTTAAGATTAAAAAAAAGAGAAATTATGCAGAGAATGGCATTTGTTTCCCAGAATCCATATATTTTTAAAACCTCTGTTAAAAAAAACATTGAATATGGATTGCGTTGGAGAAATTTTCCTGAAGAAGAGATAGAAAAGAAAGTTAAATCTATAATGGATAAATTAGAAATTACCCATCTTGAAAAAAGAAAACCTAAGGAACTTTCAGGTGGAGAAATACAGATGATTGCCCTGGCAAGGGCACTGGTTTTAGAGCCTGACATTTTATTTCTCGATGAACCAACCGCAAACATGGACAAGAAAAATGAAAGATTGGTGGAATCCATAGTAAAAGAAACAAATTTGGAGAGAAATATCACTGTATTCTTTGCAACCAACAATCTACACCAGGCTTATCGAATTGGAGACACGGTCATTACGCTTATCAATGGAAGAGTTATCTCTAAGCTGTTAGAAAATCTTTATAAAGGAATACTCATAAAAGAAAATGAAAATTACTTCTTTAAAACAAAAAAATTAAAAATTTCAGTCCCTCCCCGAGTTGAAGAATCTCAATTCACAAAGCACATCTCAATTGCACCAGAGGATATATTAGTCTCGCGCACACCAATAGAGTCAAGCGCGAGGAATTCTTTTAAAGGTAGAATAGTAAAAATTGAAGAAGAAAAGGATGCTTCAGTAAAGCTTTTAATAGATGGAGGAGAAGAATTCATAGTTAAAATAACAAGACTATCTTTTAATGAAATGAGATTAAACTTAGGAGAGGAAGTTTATTTAACTTTTAAAACCTCTTCAGTAAGATTTATTTGA
- a CDS encoding TrpB-like pyridoxal phosphate-dependent enzyme, with amino-acid sequence MKELRQVNLAVDEMPKQWYNVLPDLPESLPPPKDPDEGESRIKNLPNILLSECLNQEFAQEGGIDIPEELLQLYQQAGRPRPLFRAKNLEKRLDTPARIYYKAEFYSPTGSHKVNTALAQCYYAKKEGYKRVTTETGAGQWGTALAYAASVVGLKCTIYWVRAVYNWKQDRRTFMRLLGAEVYASPSPKTDIGRELYEKNQNHPGSLGIAISEGVEDAQKNPDTIYCLGSVLNHVLLHQTIIGLETKKQFEKFEDYPDILTSCLGGGSNFGGFVLPFFKDVFKKGKKIRFIAAQSQAAPNLQGEYKYDFADHGELTPLLKMYTLGHRAEMQPIRADGLRYHGSAPIISLLRHLGLIESIAYPQDERYVFERAKIFIESEGFLPAPESSYGITCAIDEALKCKESGEKKVIGVNISGHGFMDMEAYRNILDLK; translated from the coding sequence ATGAAAGAATTAAGACAGGTTAATTTAGCTGTAGATGAAATGCCAAAGCAATGGTATAACGTACTCCCTGATCTACCAGAATCTCTTCCACCCCCAAAAGATCCTGATGAAGGAGAATCAAGGATAAAGAATCTTCCAAATATCTTACTTTCAGAATGTTTAAACCAGGAATTTGCCCAGGAAGGAGGTATAGACATCCCTGAAGAATTATTACAACTCTATCAGCAAGCAGGAAGACCAAGGCCGCTGTTCAGGGCGAAAAATCTTGAAAAGAGACTTGATACGCCAGCACGAATTTATTACAAGGCTGAATTCTACAGTCCTACAGGAAGCCATAAAGTAAACACAGCCTTAGCCCAATGCTATTATGCAAAAAAAGAAGGGTACAAAAGAGTAACAACTGAAACAGGTGCAGGGCAATGGGGAACAGCCCTTGCATATGCTGCAAGCGTTGTTGGATTGAAATGCACAATCTACTGGGTAAGAGCTGTATACAACTGGAAACAGGACAGAAGAACATTCATGAGATTATTGGGAGCAGAGGTTTATGCATCACCGAGCCCAAAGACAGATATAGGAAGAGAACTTTATGAAAAAAATCAAAATCACCCTGGTTCCTTAGGGATAGCAATTTCTGAGGGAGTTGAAGATGCTCAGAAAAATCCTGACACAATTTACTGTCTGGGTTCAGTCCTTAACCATGTTCTATTACATCAAACAATTATAGGATTGGAGACAAAAAAACAGTTTGAGAAATTTGAAGATTACCCGGATATTTTAACTTCGTGCCTTGGTGGAGGGTCTAATTTTGGAGGTTTTGTTTTACCATTTTTCAAAGATGTCTTCAAAAAAGGAAAAAAGATTAGATTCATCGCAGCCCAGAGCCAGGCTGCACCGAATCTTCAGGGAGAGTATAAATATGATTTTGCTGACCATGGAGAGCTTACTCCTCTTCTTAAAATGTATACCCTTGGCCATAGGGCAGAAATGCAGCCCATAAGAGCTGATGGGTTGAGATACCATGGCTCTGCTCCAATAATAAGTTTACTTAGACATTTAGGACTTATAGAAAGTATAGCTTATCCTCAGGATGAGAGATATGTATTTGAAAGAGCTAAAATTTTCATTGAATCTGAGGGATTTCTTCCAGCCCCTGAATCCTCCTATGGAATTACGTGCGCAATAGATGAAGCCTTGAAATGCAAAGAATCCGGAGAAAAAAAAGTAATAGGAGTAAATATTTCAGGTCATGGCTTTATGGATATGGAAGCTTATAGAAATATATTGGATTTAAAATAG
- a CDS encoding DUF5916 domain-containing protein — MSEKRSSWVWPIVGSIAALAISPIITILTRKQIFYALALLPLTLLLWVITRLSAQDIGTRLGNLHAYILSFFYPIAVMGVTGLIVWLTGSIQANNISVTTIVTRILVLFNPITVVGALLTEEGFFRGWLWGILEKNSPKLWVRLVWTSVVFSLWHYATTIMVFSLPKAVVPVYLGNMFLIGLIFGLLRYISGSLLPPSVSHALWNSLSYTFYGYGEKTGALDIASPHLFDPERGILGSFLNLIIFVLFWRWVRTKSRNDRMQGIRIRLIFFIPLVLIGFSMPVKMGYAQNKKNTPTIVPLSTMSIKIESAIHIDGRLDEKEWEKAVVVDRFIQREPREGEPVSERTEVCIMYDDDNLYIGFRCLDREVSKIVANEMRRDIDLLNNDCIEIYLDTYHDHRSAFYFCTNPLGAQRDGIIMADVPDEGQNWDWNGVWENASSIDNAGWTAEISIPFKTLRFHKSEDIIWGINLSRYIPRKREEAFFSPILRDYGYWGKYRVSAYGHLTGIRDLRQPKKLELKPYTLTGVQSDFIESHNYDRRLNFGIDLKYHLTSNLTMDISWNTDFAQVEADQEQVNLTRFELFFPEKRDFFLEGASIFRFGERTFSPVIPASVLFFSRRIGLSEDNRPIPLLGGLKMTGKTGGFNLGFLNITAKRTSYTNDNDEYIAIPRTNFSVLRVKKDILTNSFMGFIGLNKDSLDGKDFNRGVGIDANIFLSRNAQISGFLAKTFSLEKNRNDFAAYGDFFYNDDLWTIFLSQNTIQDNFNPEMGFMPRTGIRKTQINFGISPRPKILNIRQVSFFNDFNYFAN; from the coding sequence ATGAGTGAGAAACGAAGCAGCTGGGTATGGCCAATAGTAGGTAGTATCGCAGCTTTAGCCATATCCCCTATTATCACTATTCTTACCAGAAAACAAATTTTTTATGCATTAGCTTTGCTCCCGTTAACTTTGTTGTTATGGGTTATAACGCGGTTATCGGCTCAGGACATAGGCACTAGATTGGGAAATCTTCATGCTTATATATTGTCTTTCTTCTATCCTATTGCGGTAATGGGAGTGACTGGTTTAATCGTTTGGCTAACTGGAAGCATTCAGGCAAATAATATTTCAGTTACTACTATTGTCACACGTATTTTGGTTTTGTTTAATCCGATTACCGTTGTTGGTGCATTGCTAACAGAGGAGGGATTCTTTCGTGGCTGGCTATGGGGAATTTTAGAAAAAAACAGTCCTAAACTCTGGGTTAGATTGGTATGGACGAGTGTAGTTTTTTCTTTGTGGCATTATGCTACGACCATCATGGTGTTTTCTCTTCCAAAAGCTGTTGTTCCAGTATATCTTGGAAACATGTTTCTTATTGGTTTGATCTTTGGGTTGCTTCGTTATATCTCTGGATCATTACTTCCTCCCTCAGTTTCCCATGCATTATGGAACTCTCTTTCGTATACATTTTATGGTTATGGTGAGAAAACTGGAGCACTTGATATTGCTTCTCCTCACCTCTTTGATCCAGAAAGAGGGATTCTGGGGTCGTTTTTAAACCTTATCATATTTGTTTTATTTTGGAGATGGGTGAGAACGAAATCAAGAAATGATAGAATGCAAGGAATAAGGATAAGGCTTATTTTCTTTATTCCCCTGGTGTTGATAGGTTTTTCTATGCCAGTGAAAATGGGTTATGCACAGAATAAAAAAAACACTCCTACAATTGTACCTTTATCCACCATGTCAATTAAGATTGAGAGCGCAATTCATATTGACGGACGACTCGATGAAAAAGAGTGGGAAAAAGCTGTGGTAGTTGATCGCTTCATTCAGCGAGAGCCAAGAGAAGGAGAACCAGTTTCTGAGAGAACAGAAGTTTGCATTATGTATGACGATGATAATCTTTACATTGGATTTCGGTGTTTGGATAGAGAGGTGAGTAAGATTGTTGCCAATGAAATGCGCCGAGATATAGATCTGTTGAATAATGATTGCATTGAGATATACCTTGACACTTATCATGACCATCGCAGTGCTTTCTACTTTTGTACAAATCCTTTAGGTGCACAAAGGGATGGAATTATAATGGCTGATGTTCCAGATGAGGGTCAAAATTGGGATTGGAACGGAGTCTGGGAAAATGCCTCAAGTATCGACAACGCAGGATGGACAGCAGAAATTTCCATTCCTTTCAAAACCCTGAGATTTCACAAGAGCGAAGATATAATCTGGGGAATTAACCTCAGTCGCTACATACCACGCAAACGTGAGGAGGCCTTCTTCTCTCCAATTTTAAGGGACTATGGTTACTGGGGTAAGTATCGTGTTTCTGCTTACGGTCATTTAACGGGTATTCGAGATCTCCGACAGCCGAAAAAATTGGAACTTAAGCCATATACTCTTACTGGTGTCCAGAGTGATTTTATTGAAAGTCATAATTATGATAGAAGACTCAATTTTGGAATTGACCTTAAGTATCATCTCACTTCCAACCTTACAATGGACATTTCTTGGAACACTGATTTTGCTCAGGTGGAGGCTGATCAGGAACAAGTCAACCTCACCCGATTTGAACTCTTTTTTCCTGAGAAAAGAGATTTTTTTCTTGAGGGAGCAAGCATTTTTCGCTTTGGTGAGAGAACCTTTTCACCTGTTATACCGGCAAGCGTTCTTTTTTTTAGCCGACGGATTGGCCTCTCAGAGGATAACAGACCTATTCCGCTTCTCGGCGGTTTAAAGATGACAGGAAAAACAGGAGGCTTTAATCTCGGTTTTCTGAATATTACTGCAAAACGTACAAGTTATACGAATGACAATGATGAGTACATAGCTATCCCCAGAACAAATTTTAGCGTGCTCAGGGTTAAAAAGGATATTCTGACTAATTCATTTATGGGATTCATTGGTTTAAATAAAGACTCCTTGGATGGCAAAGACTTCAATCGTGGTGTGGGTATTGATGCAAATATTTTTCTGAGTAGAAATGCACAAATAAGTGGATTTTTGGCAAAAACATTTTCTTTAGAAAAAAACAGAAACGATTTTGCAGCTTACGGAGATTTTTTCTATAACGATGATTTATGGACAATCTTTCTATCACAAAATACAATCCAGGATAATTTCAACCCTGAGATGGGATTTATGCCGAGAACAGGCATTCGTAAAACCCAGATTAACTTTGGCATTTCACCCCGTCCTAAAATATTAAATATTAGACAGGTTTCTTTTTTTAACGATTTCAACTATTTTGCCAATTAA
- a CDS encoding CPBP family intramembrane glutamic endopeptidase — MSLKYERVLPLIAIIIVLIALVLHKGLDLSIKAFYLTGVTLKIAKILTLLVSILLPLWVTLRILRLSPQSTLGFYRPSWKKALPVVALGFGVALVSAMVLQRVVPLPPDLLAEMADLVRFENVSEFILVVLLSVATAPVADELLFRGFVFRSFLERFGPLPALIVSAILTGVFHWEPWMILYGTLMGFIFAGVVLWTGSVYTSILLHALLNSLALIPKIQ; from the coding sequence ATGAGTTTAAAATATGAAAGAGTATTACCGTTGATAGCGATAATCATAGTACTTATCGCATTGGTCTTACATAAAGGGTTGGACCTGAGCATCAAGGCTTTTTATCTTACAGGTGTCACTCTGAAGATTGCTAAGATTCTTACACTTTTGGTGTCGATCCTCCTTCCCCTCTGGGTTACTCTTCGAATTCTCAGATTATCCCCTCAATCTACCCTTGGATTCTATCGCCCCTCTTGGAAAAAAGCATTGCCTGTTGTTGCTCTCGGCTTTGGTGTTGCTCTGGTGAGTGCTATGGTTTTACAGCGAGTTGTTCCGCTGCCACCTGATCTATTAGCTGAGATGGCTGATCTTGTGCGGTTCGAGAATGTTTCTGAGTTCATTTTGGTGGTCTTACTTTCAGTGGCCACGGCCCCTGTTGCCGATGAACTCCTATTTAGGGGTTTTGTCTTTCGGAGCTTCTTAGAACGCTTTGGTCCACTACCAGCCCTGATTGTTTCTGCCATCCTTACGGGTGTTTTCCACTGGGAACCCTGGATGATTCTCTATGGAACTCTCATGGGATTCATCTTTGCAGGAGTGGTTCTGTGGACAGGGAGTGTTTATACCAGTATCTTGTTACATGCCCTACTGAATTCATTAGCCTTGATCCCTAAAATCCAATAA
- a CDS encoding GntR family transcriptional regulator — MILRIDKFSSTPLYKQIIEEIKNLINQGTLDAGKSLPSSRSLAQKLGVNRSTVYQTYAKLQAQGYLQSKPGSYNIVQKRHKEVAYNPKKQSVISWEKASSSEAKKLYETFLRYSPERPKSLRLKGKIISLATLGLDPRLYPLEDFRKCLNL; from the coding sequence ATGATCTTAAGAATTGATAAATTCAGCTCCACTCCCCTGTACAAGCAAATTATTGAAGAAATAAAAAACCTCATCAACCAGGGAACCCTCGATGCGGGAAAATCCTTACCTTCATCCCGAAGTCTTGCCCAAAAACTTGGAGTCAATCGCTCAACGGTATACCAGACTTATGCCAAATTGCAAGCCCAGGGGTATCTCCAGAGCAAGCCAGGCTCTTACAATATCGTCCAAAAACGGCATAAGGAAGTTGCCTATAACCCAAAAAAACAAAGTGTTATTTCCTGGGAAAAAGCATCATCTTCCGAAGCCAAGAAACTGTATGAAACTTTTTTACGTTATTCTCCCGAGAGGCCAAAGAGTTTAAGGTTAAAAGGAAAAATCATCAGTTTGGCAACTCTTGGCCTTGACCCACGCCTTTACCCATTGGAGGATTTTCGAAAGTGTCTCAACTTATAA